The following proteins come from a genomic window of Desmospora profundinema:
- a CDS encoding S4 domain-containing protein — protein MTVLYIHWRFDLETEESVTRYCPQCGRKVSFVDSSKRRHNANGKNIYQFAIYKCANDHTWNKKLDIYKAKPGLTVNDSEKEFCPESVENSTISIGELSKQGIHTLCICIQSVASPLRLDRALSTKIKDVSRTQIQKLIKQGSIQVNSQTVAPKYLLCEKDYIHFHLLDMSCL, from the coding sequence GTGACTGTGCTGTATATTCATTGGAGATTTGATTTGGAAACTGAGGAATCGGTCACCAGATATTGCCCGCAATGCGGACGAAAGGTTTCTTTTGTGGACTCTTCTAAACGCAGACATAATGCCAACGGAAAAAACATCTATCAATTTGCCATTTATAAATGCGCAAATGATCACACGTGGAACAAGAAGTTGGATATCTACAAAGCCAAGCCGGGTTTGACAGTCAATGACTCAGAAAAAGAATTTTGCCCAGAGTCAGTGGAAAATTCAACGATATCCATTGGGGAACTATCGAAACAAGGAATTCACACCCTATGCATTTGCATCCAATCGGTAGCAAGCCCCTTGAGATTGGATCGAGCGCTTTCGACCAAAATTAAGGATGTGAGCCGAACCCAAATCCAAAAACTGATTAAGCAAGGAAGCATCCAAGTGAACTCTCAAACAGTGGCGCCAAAGTATTTGCTTTGTGAAAAGGACTATATCCATTTTCACCTGCTGGATATGAGTTGTTTGTAA